From Chitinivibrionales bacterium, one genomic window encodes:
- a CDS encoding transglycosylase SLT domain-containing protein has protein sequence MSCHYLEITRGVEKGRKFILADGAVSIGRSTQNAIPMHASEKRVSGHHAILYKTGDRIMIQDLESSNGTFVNEEQISETALNPGDVVGFGKMGPRLKLQQSETEPDLTYRLPGSEDDFPKPSTAERTAEDVHHETRFPPTSDSTSREGKDAFKEDDSSGDCLPRGSKTIEFEKKLVQKNMDYKDMQRLMKNGSRLERILERGNLGETQTHLLTTSYHATRKTHRQWVVILGIVIFVSIIAITYFTIRAYQYKNLLQRGLTLEEMLDNIENSIAEARADPDQNKEELKALIDKLEKTKGQLSSVKTQIKEDDFGKFYDDPIEQKIDEIFKRFGETDYHIPETMVERVRYHVDIYSGRMKRTVTRYIKRRDKYFPMIIRIFKEKNLPPELAYISMLESGFNPRALSHAGARGLWQFMPATARRYGLRVDNTVDERLEPEKATHAASEYFKDLISIFGGKSSVMLAMAAYNAGEGRIMRALMKIDDPMRNRDFWYIYRMGVLAEETNEYIPRVIAMMILSESPHEFGFDNIPKKAKDFGSEEDFITLDDLTDE, from the coding sequence ATGAGCTGTCATTATCTTGAAATCACCAGGGGAGTTGAAAAGGGACGGAAGTTCATTCTTGCCGATGGAGCAGTGAGTATTGGTCGAAGCACCCAGAACGCCATACCCATGCATGCTTCGGAGAAACGCGTTTCCGGCCATCATGCCATTTTATATAAAACCGGCGACCGGATAATGATTCAAGACCTCGAAAGTTCAAACGGCACCTTTGTCAACGAGGAACAAATTTCCGAAACCGCGCTCAATCCAGGTGATGTTGTCGGATTCGGGAAAATGGGCCCCCGGCTCAAATTACAGCAATCTGAAACCGAACCCGATTTAACCTATCGTCTTCCCGGCAGCGAAGACGACTTTCCCAAACCTTCAACCGCCGAGCGCACAGCCGAGGATGTTCATCATGAGACACGGTTCCCTCCCACTTCCGATTCGACATCACGGGAAGGCAAGGACGCATTTAAGGAGGATGATTCCTCGGGCGATTGTTTGCCCCGGGGTTCAAAAACGATCGAGTTTGAAAAGAAGCTTGTCCAGAAAAACATGGATTACAAGGACATGCAGCGGCTTATGAAAAATGGTTCTCGTCTCGAACGGATTCTCGAACGCGGTAATCTCGGCGAAACACAGACCCATTTGTTGACCACCTCCTATCACGCCACCAGGAAAACTCATCGCCAATGGGTGGTTATCCTGGGTATAGTTATATTTGTTTCCATTATTGCTATCACCTACTTCACGATTCGTGCATATCAATATAAAAACTTGCTTCAGCGCGGCTTGACACTGGAAGAAATGCTGGATAATATCGAAAACAGTATTGCCGAAGCCAGAGCGGATCCCGATCAGAACAAGGAAGAACTCAAGGCACTTATCGACAAACTGGAAAAGACCAAAGGGCAGCTCTCGAGTGTTAAAACACAGATTAAGGAAGATGATTTCGGGAAGTTCTATGATGATCCCATCGAGCAAAAAATTGATGAAATTTTTAAACGATTCGGGGAAACCGACTATCATATTCCCGAAACAATGGTTGAACGGGTAAGGTACCATGTCGACATTTACTCGGGAAGGATGAAACGCACGGTGACCCGGTATATCAAACGGCGGGATAAATACTTTCCTATGATTATAAGGATATTTAAAGAAAAAAACCTTCCTCCCGAGCTTGCATATATCTCGATGCTGGAAAGCGGATTCAATCCACGGGCATTGAGTCATGCCGGCGCCAGGGGTTTATGGCAATTTATGCCTGCGACCGCCCGCCGTTATGGCCTGCGGGTCGATAATACCGTTGATGAGCGGTTGGAGCCGGAAAAAGCCACCCATGCCGCCAGTGAATATTTTAAAGATCTGATCTCCATTTTCGGCGGTAAAAGCTCGGTCATGCTCGCCATGGCCGCTTATAATGCCGGTGAAGGTCGTATCATGCGGGCTTTAATGAAAATCGATGATCCCATGAGAAACAGAGATTTCTGGTATATTTACCGCATGGGAGTACTGGCTGAGGAAACCAACGAGTATATCCCCCGTGTTATTGCCATGATGATTCTTTCGGAAAGTCCCCATGAATTCGGTTTCGACAACATTCCCAAAAAAGCAAAAGACTTTGGATCGGAAGAAGATTTCATTACTCTTGATGATCTTACCGACGAATAA